A genomic region of Azoarcus sp. KH32C contains the following coding sequences:
- a CDS encoding DUF1302 domain-containing protein produces the protein MECGDYKRNARHGIPLRAISWALAIWFGAPGAAQAFEINTGNDDLVARWDNTVKYNYANRVEKQNSHLLASPNFNDGNRNFDRGTVGNRLDILSEFDLVYRNATGFRVSAAGWYDEAADRLDNDNVAGSNHLKNGAPALGLSNDTKRFHRGPSGEILDAFFFAGGDIGGSPINFKVGRHTLYWGESLLSPIHGVSYGQSPLDLRKALSVPGTEAKELLLPRNAISAQLQATPELSLAAQYFLDWKPFRIPEAGSYLGGFDMLLEGGESLYASSTARLLRDDDVKPKKRGDWGLAMRWSPAALDGTLGAYYRKTSDIQPQIHVTPAVATLPAAACGALGFAPLAPTTCYVNPSAASIPQILAGNIGKYRLVYPDDIDIIGLSLSKSIAGVSVGMDLSYRRNMPLNSDPVSILPAALAARVPGAISAVPADGETGGAVGNTWHGVVNALWTQPSNAFFDAATWLAELQWNRWDKVTQGEAVFKGRDSYTGIDKVTKDFWGLGINFTPTWFQVLPGVDLQMPISYSVGLSGNSAVSSGGNEHAGSFSIGLGADINQKHRVDLKYVGFFGRYETNGAGVVTSANGLNSLIRDRDFVSLTYKTTF, from the coding sequence ATGGAATGTGGAGACTACAAGCGGAATGCGCGGCACGGCATCCCGTTGCGCGCCATTTCGTGGGCGCTGGCAATTTGGTTCGGCGCGCCCGGTGCGGCGCAGGCGTTCGAGATCAATACCGGCAACGACGACCTGGTCGCCCGCTGGGACAACACCGTCAAGTACAACTACGCAAACCGGGTGGAGAAGCAGAATTCGCATTTGCTCGCCAGCCCGAACTTCAACGATGGCAACCGGAATTTCGACCGTGGCACCGTCGGGAACCGGCTGGACATCCTTAGCGAATTCGATCTCGTCTACCGCAATGCCACCGGCTTCCGGGTCAGCGCCGCGGGGTGGTACGACGAAGCCGCAGACCGGCTCGACAACGACAACGTTGCCGGTTCGAACCATCTCAAGAACGGCGCGCCCGCGCTCGGCTTGAGCAACGACACGAAACGCTTCCACCGGGGGCCGTCGGGCGAGATTCTCGACGCCTTCTTCTTCGCGGGGGGCGACATCGGCGGGTCGCCGATCAACTTCAAGGTCGGGCGCCATACCTTGTATTGGGGTGAGTCCCTGCTCTCCCCGATTCATGGCGTCAGCTACGGTCAGTCGCCGCTCGACTTGCGCAAGGCGCTCTCGGTGCCCGGCACGGAAGCGAAGGAATTGCTGCTGCCGCGCAATGCGATCTCCGCGCAGCTGCAGGCGACGCCCGAACTGTCGCTGGCGGCGCAATATTTCCTCGACTGGAAGCCGTTCCGCATCCCGGAGGCGGGCTCCTATCTCGGCGGCTTCGACATGCTGCTGGAAGGCGGTGAGTCGTTGTACGCGAGCTCGACCGCCCGGCTGCTGCGCGACGACGACGTGAAGCCGAAGAAGCGGGGCGACTGGGGGCTGGCGATGCGCTGGAGCCCGGCGGCGCTGGATGGCACGCTCGGTGCCTACTATCGCAAGACATCGGACATTCAGCCCCAGATCCATGTCACACCGGCAGTGGCGACATTGCCGGCGGCCGCCTGCGGTGCCCTCGGTTTCGCCCCGCTGGCGCCGACGACCTGCTACGTCAATCCGTCCGCAGCGAGCATTCCCCAGATCCTGGCCGGCAATATCGGCAAGTATCGCCTGGTCTATCCCGACGACATCGACATCATCGGCCTGAGCCTGTCGAAGAGCATTGCCGGCGTGAGCGTCGGCATGGACCTGAGCTATCGGCGGAACATGCCGCTCAATAGCGATCCGGTGAGCATTCTTCCGGCGGCCCTGGCGGCGCGGGTGCCGGGCGCGATCAGCGCGGTCCCGGCAGATGGCGAAACGGGCGGGGCGGTCGGCAACACCTGGCATGGTGTCGTCAATGCGTTGTGGACGCAGCCGTCCAACGCATTCTTTGACGCAGCGACGTGGCTGGCGGAACTGCAGTGGAACCGTTGGGACAAGGTGACGCAGGGCGAGGCCGTGTTCAAGGGTCGCGACAGCTATACCGGCATCGACAAGGTGACTAAGGATTTCTGGGGGCTGGGGATCAACTTCACGCCGACCTGGTTCCAGGTCCTCCCGGGGGTCGATCTGCAGATGCCGATTTCCTATTCGGTCGGCCTGTCCGGCAATTCGGCCGTTTCCTCCGGCGGCAACGAGCATGCCGGCAGCTTTTCGATCGGTCTCGGCGCTGACATCAATCAGAAGCACCGCGTGGACTTGAAGTATGTGGGTTTCTTCGGACGGTACGAGACCAACGGAGCGGGCGTCGTGACCTCGGCAAACGGTCTCAATTCATTGATCCGCGACCGCGACTTCGTTTCACTGACCTACAAAACGACATTCTGA
- a CDS encoding DUF1329 domain-containing protein codes for MKFHKSMVPVALALAMSGHALAAVTAQEAQQLGTTLTPTGAEKAGNKEGTIPEWKGGLTAANAGVKPDGNRRPDPFADEKPRLSITGKDVAAHADKLTEGTKELLKRYPTMRVDVYPTHRTVNFPQRIVDNTRKNAVAAKTTDGGVGIENVLPGFPFPIPKTGNEVMWNHLLTYRGLGFNFKYDSWNVGANGTPVLATTGNVTYAWPVFDPKKADFLNEKDPFWLVKLQYLAPARRNGEALLVWDSVSPLKQARRAWQYLPGQRRVKLAPEVAYDTPNPGSAGASTYDDATVFNGAMDRFDFNLVGKKEMYVPSSNYKLTYYSQPGDITKPGHVNPDLVRWELHRVWVVEAKLKEDKRHIYSKRVFYIDEDSWAAVASDQYDARGQLYRSSYSYPSFAYDVQAQYIDSQVFYDFNVGMYNISGLAGAYNGIKYLTELPGENYWAPDALAGAGVR; via the coding sequence ATGAAATTTCATAAATCGATGGTTCCCGTCGCACTCGCGCTGGCGATGTCCGGCCACGCTCTGGCGGCGGTCACCGCGCAGGAAGCGCAGCAACTGGGCACAACGCTGACGCCGACTGGCGCCGAAAAGGCCGGCAACAAGGAGGGGACGATTCCCGAGTGGAAGGGGGGGCTGACCGCCGCCAACGCCGGCGTCAAACCGGACGGCAACCGTCGTCCCGATCCCTTCGCCGACGAAAAGCCGCGCCTCTCGATCACCGGCAAGGACGTGGCCGCGCACGCGGACAAGCTGACCGAAGGTACCAAGGAGCTGCTGAAACGCTACCCGACGATGCGCGTCGATGTCTATCCGACGCATCGGACGGTCAATTTCCCGCAGCGGATCGTCGACAACACCCGCAAGAACGCGGTGGCGGCGAAGACGACCGACGGCGGCGTCGGCATCGAGAACGTGCTGCCCGGCTTTCCGTTCCCGATTCCGAAGACCGGTAACGAGGTGATGTGGAACCATCTGCTCACCTATCGCGGCCTCGGCTTCAACTTCAAGTACGACTCGTGGAACGTCGGCGCCAACGGTACGCCGGTGCTGGCGACGACCGGCAACGTGACCTACGCCTGGCCGGTGTTCGATCCGAAGAAGGCGGATTTCCTGAACGAGAAGGATCCGTTCTGGCTCGTCAAGCTGCAGTATCTGGCGCCGGCCCGCCGCAACGGAGAGGCGCTATTGGTCTGGGATTCGGTGAGCCCGCTGAAGCAGGCCCGCCGCGCCTGGCAATACCTGCCCGGTCAGCGCCGCGTCAAGCTGGCGCCGGAAGTCGCGTACGACACGCCGAACCCCGGTTCCGCCGGCGCTTCGACCTATGACGACGCGACGGTCTTCAACGGCGCGATGGATCGCTTCGACTTCAACCTGGTCGGCAAGAAGGAAATGTACGTCCCGTCGAGCAACTACAAGCTGACCTACTATTCCCAGCCGGGCGACATCACCAAGCCGGGCCACGTCAATCCCGACCTGGTGCGCTGGGAACTTCACCGTGTCTGGGTCGTCGAGGCCAAGCTGAAGGAGGACAAGCGCCACATCTACAGCAAGCGGGTGTTCTACATCGACGAGGACAGCTGGGCGGCGGTCGCCTCCGACCAGTACGATGCGCGCGGCCAGTTGTACCGCTCGTCGTATTCCTACCCGTCGTTCGCCTACGACGTCCAGGCGCAGTACATCGATAGCCAGGTGTTCTACGACTTCAACGTCGGCATGTACAACATCTCCGGTCTCGCCGGGGCCTACAACGGCATCAAGTACCTGACCGAACTTCCGGGCGAGAACTACTGGGCACCGGATGCGCTCGCCGGGGCCGGCGTACGCTGA
- a CDS encoding YCF48-related protein — MRQIWSIGGLFRLRAAHMRRRPFRTDSSRRRPARITHLALLAACVVAGGGVAASVATDGFSDPLQVAARMSPLANSGLLLAVARSGERLVAVGQRGHIVVSADGGASWQQSRVPVSSDLTAVFFVDAAKGWAVGHDGVILHSSNGGKSWELQLDGLRANELLVAAMERKYGAAAASEEGQRLLAEARRYKEQGADKPFLDVWFADGSTGYAVGAYNLIFRTDDGGKTWEPWFDRTENPKLFNLYSVRPGPGGLYVAGEGGLLMRLDASGEKFRALQTPYNGSFFGIVGTADAALLAFGLRGNVYRSEDEGRSWTKVETGLPATVVAGTSDAAGTVYLADLGGRVVASADGGRSFGTLPTERTMPLAGIADAGSGRIALVGPRGVAVTAAKR, encoded by the coding sequence ATGCGGCAAATCTGGTCGATCGGTGGGCTCTTCCGGCTAAGGGCGGCGCATATGCGGCGCCGCCCGTTCCGGACGGATTCGAGTAGGCGGCGCCCCGCGCGCATCACGCACTTGGCGCTGCTGGCGGCGTGCGTCGTTGCCGGTGGGGGCGTCGCCGCGTCGGTGGCAACCGACGGTTTCAGCGACCCCCTGCAGGTGGCGGCGCGCATGTCCCCGCTCGCCAATAGCGGCCTGCTGCTTGCCGTCGCGCGCTCCGGCGAGCGGCTGGTCGCGGTCGGTCAGCGCGGCCATATCGTCGTTTCCGCTGACGGCGGTGCGTCGTGGCAGCAGTCGCGGGTGCCGGTCAGCTCAGACCTGACGGCGGTTTTCTTCGTCGATGCCGCCAAGGGATGGGCGGTCGGGCACGACGGGGTGATCCTGCACTCGAGCAACGGTGGCAAGTCGTGGGAGTTGCAGCTCGACGGGCTGCGCGCGAACGAGCTGCTCGTCGCTGCCATGGAGCGGAAGTACGGCGCTGCCGCGGCCTCAGAGGAAGGGCAGCGGCTCCTTGCCGAAGCCCGCCGATACAAGGAGCAGGGCGCGGACAAGCCGTTCCTCGACGTCTGGTTCGCGGACGGGAGCACGGGCTACGCGGTTGGCGCCTACAACCTGATCTTCCGCACCGACGATGGCGGCAAGACCTGGGAGCCGTGGTTCGACCGCACCGAGAATCCGAAACTGTTCAACCTGTATTCCGTCCGCCCGGGTCCGGGCGGGCTTTACGTCGCCGGCGAGGGCGGGCTGCTGATGCGCCTTGACGCCTCCGGCGAGAAGTTCCGGGCGTTGCAGACGCCCTACAACGGCAGCTTCTTCGGCATCGTCGGCACGGCGGATGCGGCGCTGCTGGCCTTTGGCTTGCGCGGCAACGTCTATCGCAGCGAGGACGAAGGCCGCAGCTGGACGAAGGTGGAAACGGGCTTGCCAGCGACGGTGGTCGCCGGCACGAGCGATGCCGCCGGCACGGTCTATCTCGCCGACCTTGGCGGCCGCGTCGTGGCGAGCGCTGACGGTGGCCGCAGCTTCGGCACGCTGCCGACGGAGAGGACGATGCCGCTGGCCGGCATCGCCGACGCCGGCAGCGGGCGGATCGCGCTGGTTGGTCCTCGCGGCGTTGCCGTCACCGCCGCCAAGCGTTAG
- a CDS encoding RND family transporter, protein MSFAADALEHMPVVRDLRSFDRRSGNLLERMVFNHRLLMVAVCTLVTLFLGYVAATKLTLNASFEKMIPQGQPYIKNYLDNKEELRGLGNSLRVVVESVDGDIFAPEYLEALRRINDELILMPGVDRAWAKSLWTPAVRWAEVTEEGFIGGPVMPDTYDGSTQSVERLKHNIARAGIVGSLVANNFKSSMIFVPLLDKEPGSGKPIDYHALSRTIEEKVRAKYEQSAATGAKDGAKQAPAIKVRVIGFAKLVGELIDGLLRVTMFFAISALVATAIIYAYTRCVRSTALVVACSIVAVCWQLGLVALFGYELDPFSILVPFLVFAIGVSHGAQKMNGIMQDIGRGTHRLVAARYTFRRLFLAGVTALLADAVGFAVLMLIDIPVIRDLAMTASIGVAVLIFTNLLLLPVLLSYSGVSAHAAERSLREERDESRGRGLGRLWSLLDHFTERRWALAAIVASALLGAAGFAASLHLKIGDLDAGAPELRRDSRYNVDNAYVTANYALSSDQFAVIVKTGKEGCLEYKTLVEADRLAWELKQLPGVQTTVSLVDAVRQITAGTFEGSPKWLTINRNQDVLNYAAQQASVNSPDLFNTECSVMPVIAYLSDHKAETLDQVVQTGARFAEEHSNGERQFLLAAGSAGIEAATNIVVRKAWLQMLGLVYLAVVVLSLITFRSWRAVVVAVLPLMLTSVLCEALMVALGIGVKVATLPVIALGVGIGIDYALYLLSVQLAHQRAGQTLAEAYKQAVQFTGKVVALVGVTLAAGVVTWAWSPIKFQADMGILLTFMFVWNMVGALLLIPALSHFLLRKA, encoded by the coding sequence ATGAGCTTTGCCGCTGACGCACTTGAACACATGCCGGTGGTCCGAGACCTACGGTCCTTCGATCGTCGCTCCGGTAATCTGCTGGAACGGATGGTCTTCAACCACCGCTTGTTGATGGTCGCCGTATGTACGTTGGTCACGCTGTTCCTCGGCTACGTCGCGGCGACGAAGCTCACGCTGAACGCGAGCTTCGAGAAAATGATCCCGCAGGGGCAGCCTTACATCAAGAATTACCTCGACAACAAGGAGGAACTGCGCGGCTTGGGCAATTCGCTGCGTGTCGTCGTCGAGAGCGTCGATGGTGACATTTTCGCGCCCGAGTATCTCGAGGCGCTGCGCCGGATCAACGACGAGCTGATCCTGATGCCGGGCGTCGACCGCGCTTGGGCCAAGTCGTTGTGGACGCCTGCGGTGCGCTGGGCCGAGGTGACCGAGGAGGGCTTCATCGGCGGGCCGGTAATGCCGGATACGTACGACGGTTCGACCCAAAGCGTCGAACGCCTGAAGCACAACATCGCGCGCGCCGGCATCGTCGGCAGCCTGGTCGCCAACAACTTCAAATCGAGCATGATCTTCGTGCCGCTGCTCGACAAAGAGCCGGGAAGCGGCAAGCCGATCGACTACCACGCGCTGTCGCGAACGATCGAAGAGAAGGTCCGCGCGAAGTATGAGCAATCGGCCGCCACCGGCGCAAAGGATGGCGCAAAACAGGCGCCGGCAATCAAGGTGCGCGTGATTGGCTTCGCCAAGCTGGTCGGCGAGCTGATCGACGGCCTGCTGCGCGTGACGATGTTCTTCGCCATCTCGGCGTTGGTGGCGACGGCCATCATTTACGCCTACACCCGCTGCGTGCGCAGCACGGCGTTGGTTGTCGCCTGTTCGATCGTCGCGGTCTGCTGGCAGCTGGGGCTCGTCGCGCTGTTCGGTTACGAACTCGACCCGTTTTCGATTCTGGTGCCTTTCCTCGTCTTCGCCATCGGCGTCTCGCACGGCGCGCAGAAGATGAACGGGATCATGCAGGACATCGGCCGCGGCACGCACCGGCTGGTTGCCGCGCGCTACACCTTCCGCCGCCTCTTCCTCGCCGGTGTCACCGCGCTGCTGGCCGACGCCGTCGGCTTTGCGGTGCTGATGCTGATCGACATCCCGGTGATTCGCGACTTGGCGATGACGGCGAGCATCGGCGTCGCCGTGCTGATCTTCACCAACCTGCTGCTGCTGCCGGTGCTGCTTTCCTACAGCGGCGTCAGCGCGCATGCCGCTGAGCGGAGCCTGAGGGAAGAGCGGGACGAATCGCGCGGCCGCGGCCTGGGCCGGCTCTGGTCCCTTCTCGACCATTTCACCGAGCGGCGCTGGGCGTTGGCTGCCATCGTGGCTTCCGCCCTGCTTGGCGCTGCCGGCTTCGCCGCCAGCCTGCACCTGAAGATCGGCGACCTCGACGCCGGCGCCCCCGAGCTGCGCCGCGACTCCCGCTACAACGTCGACAACGCGTATGTCACCGCCAACTATGCGCTTTCCAGCGACCAGTTCGCGGTCATCGTGAAGACCGGCAAGGAAGGCTGCCTGGAGTACAAGACCCTGGTCGAGGCCGATCGCCTGGCGTGGGAACTGAAGCAGCTCCCCGGCGTGCAGACGACGGTGTCGCTGGTCGACGCGGTGCGGCAGATCACGGCCGGCACCTTCGAGGGCAGCCCGAAGTGGCTGACCATCAACCGCAACCAGGATGTCCTCAACTATGCGGCGCAGCAGGCATCGGTCAACAGCCCCGACCTGTTCAACACCGAATGCTCGGTGATGCCGGTTATCGCGTATCTGAGCGACCACAAAGCCGAAACGCTCGACCAGGTCGTGCAAACCGGCGCCAGATTCGCCGAGGAGCACAGCAACGGGGAGCGGCAGTTCCTGCTCGCCGCCGGCAGCGCCGGCATCGAGGCGGCGACCAACATCGTCGTGCGCAAGGCTTGGCTGCAGATGCTCGGGCTCGTCTACCTGGCCGTCGTCGTACTCAGCCTGATCACTTTTCGGAGTTGGCGCGCGGTCGTCGTTGCCGTCTTGCCGCTGATGCTGACTTCGGTGCTGTGCGAGGCGTTGATGGTGGCCCTCGGCATCGGCGTCAAGGTGGCGACGCTGCCGGTCATCGCCCTCGGCGTCGGCATTGGTATCGACTATGCGCTCTACCTGTTGTCGGTACAGCTGGCGCACCAGCGCGCCGGACAGACGCTGGCGGAAGCCTACAAGCAGGCCGTTCAATTTACCGGGAAAGTCGTTGCCCTGGTCGGCGTCACGCTGGCCGCCGGCGTCGTCACCTGGGCGTGGTCGCCGATCAAGTTCCAGGCCGACATGGGCATCCTGCTGACCTTCATGTTCGTCTGGAACATGGTCGGCGCGCTGCTGCTCATCCCTGCGCTGTCGCATTTCCTGCTGCGCAAGGCCTAG
- a CDS encoding 3-(methylthio)propionyl-CoA ligase: MLKGLMQDRPLLISSLIEHATKFHPAAGIVSRTAEGPIHRCTYADIGRRSKQLANALTALGVKMGDRIGTLAWNGYRHMELYFGVSGMGAVLHTINPRLFPEQIEYIANHAEDQYLFFDITFAPLVERLAPLMKTVKAFVAMTDRQNMPVSNIPNLVCYEELIAAQSDRFDWPVFDETSASSLCYTSGTTGNPKGVLYSHRSTVLHSYAVCAVDGLGISARESALLVVPMFHVNAWGMPYAGAMCGAKLVMPGPALDGKSVYELMRDEEVTVALGVPTVWLMLFNHVNTVNADPRKELRLENVVIGGAAASRAMIETFEQKFGAAVKHAWGMTEMSPIGTVCNYLPKHRDFGEDERIALQTKQGRAIFGVDMRITDDDGKVLPNDGCASGHLQVRGPWITSGYFKGDGGEILDVDGYFDTGDVATIDADGYMQITDRSKDIIKSGGEWISSIELENAAMGHPGIAEAAVIGVSHPKWQERPLLVVVKKEGAELTRDDVLAFLSDKVAKWWIPDDVAFVEQLPHTATGKLQKMTLRGMFKNYRLPME; encoded by the coding sequence GTGCTAAAAGGGCTAATGCAGGACCGTCCGTTGCTGATCTCGTCGCTAATCGAGCACGCCACGAAATTCCATCCGGCGGCCGGAATCGTTTCGCGGACTGCCGAGGGGCCGATCCACCGTTGCACTTACGCCGACATCGGCCGGCGCTCGAAGCAATTGGCCAACGCCCTGACCGCGCTCGGCGTGAAGATGGGCGACCGCATCGGCACGCTGGCGTGGAACGGCTACCGGCACATGGAGCTGTATTTCGGCGTGTCCGGGATGGGGGCCGTGCTGCACACGATCAATCCACGCCTCTTCCCGGAGCAGATCGAGTACATCGCCAACCACGCCGAGGACCAGTACCTGTTCTTCGACATCACCTTCGCGCCGCTGGTGGAAAGACTGGCGCCGCTGATGAAGACGGTTAAGGCCTTCGTCGCGATGACCGACCGCCAGAACATGCCGGTCAGCAACATCCCGAATCTGGTCTGCTACGAGGAACTGATCGCCGCGCAAAGCGACCGCTTCGACTGGCCGGTTTTCGACGAAACGTCGGCGTCCTCGCTCTGCTACACGTCGGGCACGACTGGCAACCCGAAGGGGGTGCTCTACTCGCATCGCTCGACGGTGCTGCATTCCTATGCGGTCTGCGCGGTCGACGGTCTCGGCATCTCGGCGCGGGAATCGGCATTGCTGGTCGTGCCGATGTTCCATGTCAATGCCTGGGGCATGCCCTACGCCGGCGCGATGTGCGGCGCCAAGCTGGTGATGCCGGGCCCGGCGCTCGATGGCAAGAGCGTCTACGAACTGATGCGCGACGAGGAGGTAACCGTCGCCCTCGGCGTGCCGACGGTCTGGCTGATGCTCTTCAACCATGTCAACACCGTCAACGCCGATCCGCGCAAGGAGCTGCGCCTCGAAAATGTCGTCATCGGCGGCGCGGCGGCGTCGCGTGCGATGATCGAGACCTTCGAGCAGAAGTTCGGCGCCGCCGTGAAGCATGCCTGGGGGATGACCGAGATGTCGCCGATCGGCACCGTCTGCAATTACCTGCCGAAGCACCGCGATTTCGGCGAAGACGAGCGCATCGCGCTGCAGACGAAGCAGGGGCGCGCCATTTTCGGCGTCGACATGCGCATCACCGACGACGACGGTAAAGTGCTGCCGAACGACGGTTGCGCCTCCGGACACCTGCAGGTGCGCGGCCCGTGGATCACCAGCGGCTACTTCAAGGGCGATGGCGGGGAAATTCTCGACGTCGACGGCTACTTCGACACGGGCGACGTGGCGACGATCGATGCCGACGGATATATGCAGATCACCGACCGTTCCAAGGACATCATCAAGTCCGGGGGGGAGTGGATTTCGTCGATCGAGCTGGAGAACGCAGCGATGGGGCATCCCGGCATCGCCGAGGCGGCGGTGATCGGTGTCTCGCATCCGAAATGGCAGGAGCGGCCGCTGCTGGTCGTCGTCAAGAAGGAAGGGGCGGAACTCACTCGCGACGATGTTCTTGCCTTCCTCTCGGACAAGGTGGCCAAGTGGTGGATTCCGGACGATGTCGCCTTCGTCGAGCAGTTGCCGCATACCGCGACCGGAAAGCTGCAGAAGATGACGCTGCGCGGGATGTTCAAGAACTACCGGCTGCCGATGGAGTGA
- a CDS encoding LuxR C-terminal-related transcriptional regulator, with translation MSFDAPDPELVLKTTPPRIPKALLSRGRLASDNPEFRDKSIIEIQAPAGFGKTSLLGQWRRESLNRGKLVAWLTLDERDDGMRFVRGLAYAMRLASGRPGFDKAVSQATRQRPSEIDSLTAWLAEVTNLGAETLLILDEVQAAPTATIELSLHYLLLNAPPNLRIVMASRRRLDLPFSDMMARGLYANIGADRLRFTQQETLRILAERFGTKISADDGARLHEKIAGWPLGLQLAVASLERCANPAASIATMATVTSDFKQYFRDTLISGLDDESTDFLVQISVLDTLRPQLCAAVTGRADAENLLEKLRHSLPIFTEGVDSNWMRIHPMALEFLREQLQRRPPAEVRELRMRAVRWLTDNQMHEEAASHALAAGEETLAYKLIGECLYGVMAGGNQLRVLYWLDHMPQRELERHARLLLGAAWALAESSRHAEAAALVEKVIADPSASANDRFEAALISGAAAFFADNIDRAAEIFRPWKDAPPPDSMQLRGIAANAFATMALYEGEPEQARQTIRIAHARWPASVDAIRAWGEWVIGFSYVWEGQVQLAAETLRDSLSRTEEALGRRSALSATFAAALATALWECGEIDEAAELLADRLDILEQISAPESASMGYLIAARTAAARGNERRAINLLDNLFVMGTARKLPRFCVTSLSEQVRMHALRGHVETCRAASARLEALIAPWSDAPGGLLHPLLMLRASLARAFAAMARRDWRGMLALLEPAQELATRLRRGREAIESKLLRALALRHLGDDAAALIGEAVSLAGIYGLRATLLNTHPNLFDDAVPVRQTEIASLANRRDAEVTAPKRPHSRPCGLLTNKEDEVLQLLAKNFSNKQIAAALGASEETVKWHIKNLFAKLNAGSRKHAVDRARMLGIFAGEA, from the coding sequence ATGAGTTTCGACGCACCCGATCCCGAGCTCGTCCTGAAGACCACGCCGCCGCGCATTCCCAAGGCCCTGCTGTCACGCGGCCGGCTGGCCAGCGACAACCCGGAGTTCCGCGACAAATCGATCATCGAAATCCAGGCGCCGGCGGGTTTCGGCAAGACTTCCCTGCTCGGCCAGTGGCGGCGCGAATCCCTCAACCGCGGCAAGCTGGTGGCTTGGTTGACGCTCGACGAACGCGACGACGGCATGCGCTTCGTCCGCGGCCTGGCCTATGCGATGCGCCTGGCGAGCGGCCGTCCCGGCTTCGACAAGGCGGTGTCCCAAGCGACGCGGCAAAGGCCGAGCGAGATCGACAGCCTCACCGCCTGGCTCGCCGAGGTCACCAACCTCGGCGCCGAAACCCTGCTGATCCTCGACGAGGTGCAAGCGGCACCGACGGCCACCATCGAGCTGTCGCTTCACTATCTGTTGCTGAACGCCCCGCCCAACCTGCGCATCGTGATGGCCTCGCGGCGGCGCCTGGACCTGCCGTTCTCGGACATGATGGCGCGCGGCCTCTATGCCAACATCGGCGCCGACCGTCTGCGCTTCACGCAGCAGGAGACGCTGCGGATTCTCGCAGAGCGCTTCGGCACGAAGATCAGCGCGGACGACGGCGCGCGCCTGCACGAAAAGATCGCCGGCTGGCCGCTCGGGCTGCAACTGGCGGTCGCGTCGCTGGAACGCTGCGCCAACCCTGCCGCGTCGATCGCGACGATGGCCACCGTCACCAGCGACTTCAAGCAATACTTCCGCGACACGCTGATTTCCGGGTTGGACGACGAAAGCACCGACTTTCTCGTGCAGATTTCGGTCCTCGACACCCTGCGGCCACAGCTCTGCGCCGCGGTCACCGGCCGCGCGGATGCGGAGAACCTGCTGGAGAAGCTGCGCCACAGCCTGCCGATCTTCACCGAAGGCGTCGATAGCAACTGGATGCGCATCCATCCGATGGCGCTGGAGTTCCTGCGTGAGCAGCTGCAGCGGCGCCCGCCTGCTGAGGTACGGGAATTGCGCATGCGCGCCGTGCGCTGGCTGACCGACAACCAGATGCATGAGGAAGCGGCCAGCCACGCGCTGGCCGCCGGCGAAGAAACTCTCGCCTACAAGTTGATCGGCGAGTGCCTTTACGGCGTCATGGCCGGCGGCAACCAGTTGCGCGTCCTCTACTGGCTCGACCACATGCCGCAGCGGGAGCTCGAGCGCCACGCGAGGCTTCTGCTCGGCGCCGCCTGGGCGTTGGCCGAAAGCTCCCGGCACGCGGAAGCGGCAGCCCTGGTCGAGAAGGTCATCGCCGATCCATCGGCGTCGGCCAACGACCGCTTCGAAGCGGCGTTGATCAGTGGTGCCGCGGCATTCTTTGCCGACAACATCGACCGCGCTGCAGAAATCTTCAGGCCGTGGAAAGACGCCCCGCCGCCCGACTCGATGCAATTACGCGGCATCGCGGCCAATGCCTTCGCCACGATGGCGCTCTACGAAGGGGAGCCCGAGCAGGCCCGGCAAACGATCCGCATCGCCCACGCCCGGTGGCCGGCGTCGGTGGACGCGATCCGCGCCTGGGGCGAATGGGTCATCGGCTTCAGTTACGTGTGGGAAGGACAGGTCCAGTTGGCGGCGGAAACGCTGCGCGATTCGTTGTCCCGCACCGAGGAGGCACTCGGGCGCCGCTCCGCATTGAGCGCAACGTTCGCGGCGGCACTCGCCACGGCCCTGTGGGAGTGTGGCGAAATCGACGAGGCGGCAGAGTTGCTGGCCGACCGGTTGGACATCCTGGAGCAGATCTCCGCGCCGGAATCGGCTTCGATGGGTTACCTGATCGCCGCGCGCACGGCGGCGGCAAGGGGTAACGAGCGCCGCGCGATCAACCTGCTCGACAACCTCTTCGTCATGGGCACGGCACGCAAGCTCCCCCGCTTCTGCGTGACCAGCCTGTCCGAGCAGGTCCGCATGCATGCGCTGCGCGGCCACGTCGAGACCTGCCGCGCTGCCTCCGCCCGTTTGGAGGCCCTGATCGCTCCATGGAGTGATGCGCCGGGCGGCCTGCTGCACCCCCTGCTGATGCTGCGCGCATCATTGGCCCGCGCTTTCGCCGCAATGGCGAGGCGGGACTGGCGGGGCATGCTGGCCCTGCTCGAACCCGCGCAGGAACTCGCGACGCGCCTGCGCCGCGGACGCGAAGCGATCGAAAGCAAGCTGCTGCGCGCATTGGCCCTGCGCCATCTCGGCGACGACGCCGCCGCGCTGATCGGTGAAGCCGTCAGCCTCGCCGGAATTTATGGTTTACGCGCCACACTGCTCAACACGCATCCCAATCTCTTCGACGACGCGGTGCCTGTGCGCCAGACGGAAATCGCTTCCCTCGCCAACAGGCGGGACGCGGAGGTGACCGCGCCGAAACGCCCCCACTCGCGCCCCTGCGGCCTATTGACGAACAAGGAAGACGAAGTCCTGCAGTTGCTGGCGAAGAACTTCTCCAACAAGCAGATCGCCGCCGCCCTCGGGGCCAGCGAAGAGACAGTCAAGTGGCACATCAAGAACCTGTTCGCAAAGCTCAATGCAGGATCGCGCAAGCACGCCGTCGATCGCGCGCGCATGCTCGGCATCTTCGCCGGCGAGGCCTGA